A window from Balearica regulorum gibbericeps isolate bBalReg1 chromosome 1, bBalReg1.pri, whole genome shotgun sequence encodes these proteins:
- the HELB gene encoding DNA helicase B isoform X1 codes for MAVSGHRRGAVVELWGVLLPPRRAADSEEETEEEAEEEPYLAEAALLEASGSELAAALPPRRAVVIQEDNSKKEYEVVGRFPLADPWWRVNVKAKKMGSKYFVQGYPSYFLRTDIEENNRQVFSLFLKACAVPDDFKEKFFAWLPTESVLSFRNLEEKLKQFQASHLQTGKKQRDTKDYDIFYYVLKSFAGKAVLVALTFPTILEFLPILLPRHFCCLVDVLCWQRKTEENGGMDGDEVHFQNKMLTKLDEILKNEPWKLGFSRIMYRELNLSYCEATWAAFCQCEHLLWKIPDLQKNALILYNQLKKQCREMGHTYEDQDELARFVSKDMPIEHAWQSLEFLKDQQVVIREKKLVFLPHLYKSEKDIATYIGNLLSNRSWRLDVDVRKVLNVFETSREMVDNKMNVTQACEIEHLKENSVDNRNCENHFPEKEVGSTSGTQSKAEADLDQVIAMEKICANPVTIISGKGGCGKSTIVSCLFRHLKQMEREVEAASKDFEEDLDASEEWNTFDHHWESENMYTKKILNVLFTAPTGRAASLLSEKTKLPAYTLHQIIYSFKSWRQSEQAQPWKFSTVTILIVDEGSLVSVHILGLVLKLLCDHAQLAKLIILGDTRQLPSIDPGNMLADIFEGLKSRGFSVELQTNHRAESQLIVDNASRISQRKLPEFDEVLKVSAWNEEMTMPSPEKKFILIALPAGGSCDNLQTAIKTLLKKGPGLQDAKQSQFIAFRRQDCDLINELCCQHYSDHLTRDHKNRLVFQIDDKISCMRNTYLKDLLPDSGFGQDPKRHECKSGEATFAAEPAEEGKRLCNGDIFFITGDVDIDKQRLLTISSTYGSTFTVKYKALKKLCHIKHAWARTIHTFQGSEEKTVVYVVGNAGRQHWQHVYTAVTRGRCRVYVVAEETHLRRAVTNKNMPRKTRLQRFLREVMAEPSNCPKQTSSPLTKSWQSQEVETQSVSVTQGAPDPSEPPAGLMKQEGSAVLSEEEQMGTLQQSPRKREQTLAENCKGVVKTPPTAVQDSPLGSSRLKNLTLEQPPPRKLFKN; via the exons ATGGCGGTATCCGGTCATCGGCGGGGGGCGGTGGTGGAGCTGTGGGGGGTGTTGCTGCccccgcggcgggcggcggACTCGGAGGAGGAAACCGAGGAGGAGGCCGAGGAGGAGCCGTATTTGGCGGAGGCTGCGCTCCTCGAGGCTTCCGGCTCGGAGCTGGCGGCCGCGCTGCCCCCGCGCCGAGCTG TTGTTATACAAGAAGACAACTCCAAAAAGGAGTATGAAGTAGTTGGACGTTTTCCATTGGCTGACCCTTGGTGGAGAGTTAATGTTAAAGCTAAAAAAATGGGGTCGAAGTACTTTGTGCAAGGATATCCATCGTATTTTCTGCGGACTGATATAGAAGAAAACAACCGACAAGTCTTTTCACTCTTTCTTAAGGCATGTGCCGTTCCtgatgattttaaagaaaagttttttgctTGGCTTCCTACGGAGTCTGTGCTGAGTTTTAGAAATCttgaagaaaaactaaaacagTTCCAAGCTTCACACTTACaaacagggaagaaacaaagagaCACCAAGGATTATGATATCTTCTACTATGTTTTGAAATCAT TTGCAGGAAAGGCAGTATTGGTAGCTCTGACTTTTCCAACGATACTGGAATTCTTGCCAATTCTTCTGCCACGCCATTTTTGCTGTCTGGTGGATGTGCTGTGTTGGcaaagaaagactgaagaaaatggtGGTATGGATGGTGACGAGgtgcattttcaaaacaagatgCTAACAAAGTTGGATGAGATATTAAAGAATGAGCCATGGAAACTTGGATTCAGCAGG ATTATGTATAGGGAACTGAACCTTTCTTACTGCGAGGCAACGTGGGCCGCCTTCTGTCAGTGTGAACATCTCCTCTGGAAGATTCCTGACTTGCAGAAGAATGCATTAATTCTGTATAATCAACTCAAGAAACAGTGTAGAGAAATGGGACACACTTATGAAGATCAAGATGAATTAGCTCGTTTTGTATCTAAAGATATGCCCATTGAGCATGCTTGGCAATCTCTTGAATTTTTGAAAGATCAGCAAGTAGTGATTAGGGAGAAAAAACTAGTGTTTCTGCCTCACCTTTACAAATCTGAAAAAGACATTGCAACGTATATAGGTAACCTTCTGTCAAACCGCTCATGGCGACTGGATGTTGATGTGAGAAAGGTACTTAACGTTTTTGAGACATCAAGAGAAATGGTAGATAACAAAATGAACGTTACCCAGGCTTGTGAAATAGAACATCTGAAGGAAAATAGTGTGGACAATCGTAACTGTGAAAATCACTTTCCTGAAAAGGAAGTGGGGTCTACATCTGGTACCCAAAGTAAAGCAGAGGCAGACTTAGATCAGGTGATTGCTATGGAAAAGATTTGTGCTAATCCTGTCACAATCATAAGTGGgaaaggaggctgtgggaagAGCACGATAGTTAGCTGCCTTTTTCGTCACttaaagcaaatggaaagagaagtgGAAGCTGCTTCTAAGGACTTTGAAGAAGACCTGGATGCATCTGAGGAATGGAATACCTTCGATCATCATTGGGAGTCAGAGAATatgtacacaaaaaaaattttgaatgtaCTGTTTACTGCACCTACAGGGAGGGCGGCAAGCCTTTTGAGTGAAAAAACTAAGCTTCCTGCATATACACTGCATCAG ATCATCTATAGTTTTAAATCGTGGAGGCAGAGTGAACAAGCACAGCCATGGAAGTTTTCTACTGTGACAATTCTGATTGTGGATGAAGGAAGTTTGGTGTCCGTACACATTCTTGGTTTAGTTTTAAAACTCTTGTGTGACCATGCTCAGCTTGCCAAACTTATTATTCTAG GTGATACTAGACAGCTACCAAGCATAGACCCAGGAAACATGTTAGCAGATATCTTTGAGGGTCTAAAATCAAGAGGCTTTTCCGTGGAACTGCAAACTAATCACAGAGCAGAATCGCAACTAATTGTAGATAATGCGTCAAG AATCTCTCAGCGGAAGCTTCCTGAATTTGATGAGGTGCTGAAAGTTTCTGCTTGGAATGAGGAAATGACAATGCCAAGCCCAGAGAAGAAATTCATTCTTATTGCTTTGCCTGCTGGCGGGAGTTGTGACA ATTTGCAAACTGCCATAAAGACTTTACTTAAAAAAGGACCGGGATTGCAGGATGCCAAACAATCACAGTTCATTGCTTTCAGAAG GCAAGATTGCGATCTAATAAATGAACTTTGTTGCCAACACTATTCAGATCACTTAACCAG AGACCATAAAAACCGACTTGTATTTCAAATTGATGACAAGATTTCCTGCATGCGGAATACGTATCTCAAGGACCTGTTGCCGGACTCTGGTTTCGGACAGGATCCTAAACGCCATGAATGCAAAAGTGGAGAAGCTACCTttgctgcagagcctgctgAGGAGGGCAAACGACTATGCAATGgagatatatttttcataacagGA GATGTGGACATTGATAAACAGCGCTTATTGACCATCAGCAGCACGTACGGCTCCACATTCACTGTGAAGTATAAGGCACTGAAGAAGCTATGTCATATAAAACATGCATGGGCCAGAACTATTCACACATTTcag GGTTCTGAGGAAAAAACTGTTGTCTACGTGGTTGGCAATGCTGGTCGTCAGCACTGGCAGCATGTATACACAGCCGTGACCAGAGGACGCTGCCGTGTCTATGTTGTAGCTGAAGAGACGCACCTCAGGCGAGCAGTCACTAACAAGAACATGCCCAGAAAAACTCGCTTACAGAGATTTTTGAGAGAGGTGATGGCAGAACCAAGCAACTGTCCTAAACAAACTTCCTCTCCCCTAACAAAGAGCTGGCAAAGTCAAGAGGTTGAGACTCAGTCCGTTTCTGTAACTCAAGGTGCTCCTGACCCATCTGAACCTCCAGCCGGCTTGATGAAACAGGAAGGGTCAGCAGTTCTCAGTGAAGAAGAGCAGATGGGCACTTTGCAGCAAAGTCCACGTAAAAGAGAACAAACTCTTGCAGAGAATTGTAAGGGTGTTGTGAAAACACCCCCT ACAGCGGTACAAGATTCCCCACTTGGGTCTTCCAGACTTAAGAATCTAACTTTGGAACAGCCACCTCCTAGGAAACTTTTCAAAAACTAA
- the HELB gene encoding DNA helicase B isoform X2 — MAVSGHRRGAVVELWGVLLPPRRAADSEEETEEEAEEEPYLAEAALLEASGSELAAALPPRRAVVIQEDNSKKEYEVVGRFPLADPWWRVNVKAKKMGSKYFVQGYPSYFLRTDIEENNRQVFSLFLKACAVPDDFKEKFFAWLPTESVLSFRNLEEKLKQFQASHLQTGKKQRDTKDYDIFYYVLKSFAGKAVLVALTFPTILEFLPILLPRHFCCLVDVLCWQRKTEENGGMDGDEVHFQNKMLTKLDEILKNEPWKLGFSRQMEREVEAASKDFEEDLDASEEWNTFDHHWESENMYTKKILNVLFTAPTGRAASLLSEKTKLPAYTLHQIIYSFKSWRQSEQAQPWKFSTVTILIVDEGSLVSVHILGLVLKLLCDHAQLAKLIILGDTRQLPSIDPGNMLADIFEGLKSRGFSVELQTNHRAESQLIVDNASRISQRKLPEFDEVLKVSAWNEEMTMPSPEKKFILIALPAGGSCDNLQTAIKTLLKKGPGLQDAKQSQFIAFRRQDCDLINELCCQHYSDHLTRDHKNRLVFQIDDKISCMRNTYLKDLLPDSGFGQDPKRHECKSGEATFAAEPAEEGKRLCNGDIFFITGDVDIDKQRLLTISSTYGSTFTVKYKALKKLCHIKHAWARTIHTFQGSEEKTVVYVVGNAGRQHWQHVYTAVTRGRCRVYVVAEETHLRRAVTNKNMPRKTRLQRFLREVMAEPSNCPKQTSSPLTKSWQSQEVETQSVSVTQGAPDPSEPPAGLMKQEGSAVLSEEEQMGTLQQSPRKREQTLAENCKGVVKTPPTAVQDSPLGSSRLKNLTLEQPPPRKLFKN, encoded by the exons ATGGCGGTATCCGGTCATCGGCGGGGGGCGGTGGTGGAGCTGTGGGGGGTGTTGCTGCccccgcggcgggcggcggACTCGGAGGAGGAAACCGAGGAGGAGGCCGAGGAGGAGCCGTATTTGGCGGAGGCTGCGCTCCTCGAGGCTTCCGGCTCGGAGCTGGCGGCCGCGCTGCCCCCGCGCCGAGCTG TTGTTATACAAGAAGACAACTCCAAAAAGGAGTATGAAGTAGTTGGACGTTTTCCATTGGCTGACCCTTGGTGGAGAGTTAATGTTAAAGCTAAAAAAATGGGGTCGAAGTACTTTGTGCAAGGATATCCATCGTATTTTCTGCGGACTGATATAGAAGAAAACAACCGACAAGTCTTTTCACTCTTTCTTAAGGCATGTGCCGTTCCtgatgattttaaagaaaagttttttgctTGGCTTCCTACGGAGTCTGTGCTGAGTTTTAGAAATCttgaagaaaaactaaaacagTTCCAAGCTTCACACTTACaaacagggaagaaacaaagagaCACCAAGGATTATGATATCTTCTACTATGTTTTGAAATCAT TTGCAGGAAAGGCAGTATTGGTAGCTCTGACTTTTCCAACGATACTGGAATTCTTGCCAATTCTTCTGCCACGCCATTTTTGCTGTCTGGTGGATGTGCTGTGTTGGcaaagaaagactgaagaaaatggtGGTATGGATGGTGACGAGgtgcattttcaaaacaagatgCTAACAAAGTTGGATGAGATATTAAAGAATGAGCCATGGAAACTTGGATTCAGCAGG caaatggaaagagaagtgGAAGCTGCTTCTAAGGACTTTGAAGAAGACCTGGATGCATCTGAGGAATGGAATACCTTCGATCATCATTGGGAGTCAGAGAATatgtacacaaaaaaaattttgaatgtaCTGTTTACTGCACCTACAGGGAGGGCGGCAAGCCTTTTGAGTGAAAAAACTAAGCTTCCTGCATATACACTGCATCAG ATCATCTATAGTTTTAAATCGTGGAGGCAGAGTGAACAAGCACAGCCATGGAAGTTTTCTACTGTGACAATTCTGATTGTGGATGAAGGAAGTTTGGTGTCCGTACACATTCTTGGTTTAGTTTTAAAACTCTTGTGTGACCATGCTCAGCTTGCCAAACTTATTATTCTAG GTGATACTAGACAGCTACCAAGCATAGACCCAGGAAACATGTTAGCAGATATCTTTGAGGGTCTAAAATCAAGAGGCTTTTCCGTGGAACTGCAAACTAATCACAGAGCAGAATCGCAACTAATTGTAGATAATGCGTCAAG AATCTCTCAGCGGAAGCTTCCTGAATTTGATGAGGTGCTGAAAGTTTCTGCTTGGAATGAGGAAATGACAATGCCAAGCCCAGAGAAGAAATTCATTCTTATTGCTTTGCCTGCTGGCGGGAGTTGTGACA ATTTGCAAACTGCCATAAAGACTTTACTTAAAAAAGGACCGGGATTGCAGGATGCCAAACAATCACAGTTCATTGCTTTCAGAAG GCAAGATTGCGATCTAATAAATGAACTTTGTTGCCAACACTATTCAGATCACTTAACCAG AGACCATAAAAACCGACTTGTATTTCAAATTGATGACAAGATTTCCTGCATGCGGAATACGTATCTCAAGGACCTGTTGCCGGACTCTGGTTTCGGACAGGATCCTAAACGCCATGAATGCAAAAGTGGAGAAGCTACCTttgctgcagagcctgctgAGGAGGGCAAACGACTATGCAATGgagatatatttttcataacagGA GATGTGGACATTGATAAACAGCGCTTATTGACCATCAGCAGCACGTACGGCTCCACATTCACTGTGAAGTATAAGGCACTGAAGAAGCTATGTCATATAAAACATGCATGGGCCAGAACTATTCACACATTTcag GGTTCTGAGGAAAAAACTGTTGTCTACGTGGTTGGCAATGCTGGTCGTCAGCACTGGCAGCATGTATACACAGCCGTGACCAGAGGACGCTGCCGTGTCTATGTTGTAGCTGAAGAGACGCACCTCAGGCGAGCAGTCACTAACAAGAACATGCCCAGAAAAACTCGCTTACAGAGATTTTTGAGAGAGGTGATGGCAGAACCAAGCAACTGTCCTAAACAAACTTCCTCTCCCCTAACAAAGAGCTGGCAAAGTCAAGAGGTTGAGACTCAGTCCGTTTCTGTAACTCAAGGTGCTCCTGACCCATCTGAACCTCCAGCCGGCTTGATGAAACAGGAAGGGTCAGCAGTTCTCAGTGAAGAAGAGCAGATGGGCACTTTGCAGCAAAGTCCACGTAAAAGAGAACAAACTCTTGCAGAGAATTGTAAGGGTGTTGTGAAAACACCCCCT ACAGCGGTACAAGATTCCCCACTTGGGTCTTCCAGACTTAAGAATCTAACTTTGGAACAGCCACCTCCTAGGAAACTTTTCAAAAACTAA